In Deinococcus maricopensis DSM 21211, the sequence GACACCCGCGCCCTCAACCGCCTCGCCATCATCCACGCGGACACCGTGAGCGCGCAGGGCGACCACGCGCGCGCCCTGCGGGAACTCGCGCGCGCCCCGCACCCCGAGGACCCCTACCTGTGGGCCGCCGAGGGGCGCGCCGCCATGCGCCGCCACGACCTGACCCGCGCCGAAACGCACCTGCGCGCCGCGCACGGGTTCTTCGGGCAGGCGAACTGGCCGCTCGATGAGGTGCGCACGCGCTTGGACCTCGCCGAGGCGTACCTCGGTGCCGGCCGGCTCGACGCCGCCCGCGCGGAACTGCACGTCGCGCTGCCGCGGCTGCTGCGCCTGCAGGAGACGCGCGCGGTCCGCGCCCTCGTGGAAGTCCACCCGGACCTGCTGCGCGAGGCGAACGCCGACCCGGCCCTCGTCCCGTACGTGCAGGCGACACTGGACGTCGCGGACGCCGCGCGCACCACAGGCGCGCCCGTGCGCGTCATCACCTTCGGGCGGCAGCAGGTGCTGCGCCGCACCGTCCCGCTGCCGCTGCGCGCCGCCGTGCCAGTACTGACGCTGCTCGCGCTCGAACCGGACCGCACGCGGCACGAGCTGGAGCTCGCGCTGTACCCGGACCGCCCGCCCGGCGCCGCCGCGAGCGCCGTGAAGCTCGCGCTGCACGCCATCCGGCAGCACCTCGGCGCGGACGCCGTGGAAACCAGCGGTCCATACCGGGACAAACGCTACCGCCTGAGCGCGCACCTCAACCTGGAGCTCGACGCCGTGCAGTACCTCGAAGCGCTGCGCGTGCAGGACGTCGGCCGGGCCTTTCACCTGTACGGTGGGCCGTTCCTGCCCAACCACGAGGAGGGCGAATGGGTGCAGGTGCGGCGCGAGGAGGCGCGCATCGGTTTGAAATCAGTTGTTTCCTCACGTATTGCGTCGTACCGCGCGATCGGCGACTGGCCGCGCGCGCGGTTCCTGTGCGAGGAACTGATTCGCCGCGACCCAGACGACCCCGAGCCGCACGCGTGGCTGCACGACATCGCCCGCGACGCCGGCGACCCGCTGCTGCTCGCGCGCACCCGCGCGCACCTCGAGGAGGCCTGAGCGGTACATGAGATAATCCTTCTACCTTGAACGGTTTGCGGGGCGGAACCTAAAGCCCCCTTCCAGCGCCGCTCAGGTGCCGCGCGGAGGCACCCCGTACGGTGGGCGCATGACGCTCGCCCCCACACGCCCCCGCACCCCGGCCCGCCGAGCGGCGCGCCGCGACCCGCTCGGCCCGCTGCTCCGCACCCTCCCCGACGCGCACCGCGAACACGTGCTGCTCCTGCGCCCTGACGGCACCCTCACCGGCACCAGCCGCGCCCTGCAGGACGCCTTCACGGTCGTGCACGTGCCCGCCCTGCGCGCCGCCGCCGACGGCCCCGCCGGCGTCTTCGCGGGCCTGCTCAGCATCTTCACGCCCCGCGCCGGCGGACGCGGCGTGCACGTCGAATGCCAGGATGAGAAGAGCGGCCCGTACCGCCGCGTGTACAGCAAACCCGGCTACGCGTACCAGGCGAGCCGCGTGTACCTCCCCACCGACACCACCGGCGAGATGAAAGAAGAAAAGAACGCCGGGCATGGCGACACCGCGTTCGTGTACATGGGCGGCTGGGGCGGCCGCGGCGGCGCCGTCGACGCCGGCTTCCAGCACGGCCGTTACGGCGGTGGTGCGCAGGACGACTGGGCGCCGTTCTTCCTCGTGCAGCAGGTGGGCGCCGCGAGCGCCGTCACCGTCGCGCGCGACAAGCAGGCCAGCGGCGCGCCCTGGCGCCTGCTCGCCGGCCAGAGCGCCAGCCTGAAATTCTGGGTGAGCCGCGTGGACGGCCAGCCGCACGTGAACATGACCGCCATGGGCACCACCAGCGTCGACCACACCCAGAGCACCCTCACCCTCAGTGCGCCCGTGGACGCCAGCTTCGACTGGAACCCCGAGGGCGGCGCGAACATCCTCAAGCGCATGACCACCATCGGGCAGACGTACGGGCAGCAGAACCTCCAGAGCGGCAGCTTCATGCGCGGCGTGCGCTGGAGCGACAGCCTCATCGGCCAGACCGAAGCGGCCGCGCACCTGTGGGGCGCCGACGACACCGGCGGCTACTGCAGCTTCCCCGACCCGAAAGCGCCCGAAGGGCAACGCGCCGACGGCAGCGGCCCCAAATGGACCGTGCAGTTCGTCAGCGCCGCCGAAGAAACCGACAGCGTGGTGCTGCAATGAACGCCGCCACCCGGGGACGCGCCCTGCTGACGCTGCTCGCCACCAGCACCGCCGCCGCCGTCTCGCCCCTGCAGCCCCAGGCCGCGCACGTCCACATCGGCGCGCTCGCCTGGGTGTACGACGACGCGACCCTCCCTGCCCTCGTGAATGGCCGCGTGCAGGTGCCCGCCCTGCACGCCTGCGCCCTGCTCGGCGCCCCCTGCACCCTGACCGGCGCGACCCTGCGCGTGGGCGCGGCAGCGCTGCCCGCCCGTAACGGCACCGTCGCCCTCAAGGCCCTCGCGGACGCGCTGCGGCTCGGCGTCGCCTGGGACGAGCGCGCGAAGGTCGCCACCGTCGCCCTCCCCACCAGCGGTTTCGCGTTCGACGCGCAGACCCTCGCGCGGGAACGCGCGAACGGCACCCTGCCGCCCAGCCCGAACGTGCGCGTCGTGACCGGCGCGAACCTGCTGTCCGTCGTCGGCCCCGGCCCGCTGCGCAGCTTCACGCTGTTCACGCCCGGCGAGGGCGGCACCCTCACGTACCTCGGCAGCCTCGCGCCCAGCACGCCCGACAACCCCGGCCAGGACCCCTGCAACGGACAATTGTGCTCCGTGGCGTTCGGCCCGGACGGCCTCCGCGCCCCGTACGCCGTCGCGTACGTCCAGTAACCGGCAGCGCGCCCCCGAACGCGCGCGGGGCCTCAGAGGCCCCCGCGCGGATTCACGTCCACCCGGAACCGCGCGCCGCTCGGCCGCTCCAACCGCCCCAGCAGCTCCGCGAGGCGCGCCTCGCTGCCCGCCCGCAGCAGCAGCTGATACGGGTACGCGCCCTTCACGCGCGCCACCGCGCCCGGCGCCGGCCCGATCAGCTCCTCCGGCCGCGCGCCGCTCCCCAACAGCGCCGCCGCCACCGCTCGCGCCGCCGCGTCCGCCCGCGCCTGATCCCGCGACGTGATCTCCAGCTGCGCCATCACGGAGTGCGGCGGGTACTTCAGGGTCTGCCGCAACCCGTACTCCTGCCGGGGGTAATGGTCGGCGCTCTGCGCGTCCAGCACGCTCAGCAGCGCCGGGTGCTTCGCCTGGAACGTCTGCACGACCAGCAGCGGCGCCCGCTCCGGGTGCCACACGAGCAGCTGCCGCAGCAGCCGGTGGTACCGCTCCGACGCGCGGAAGTCCGACACGTTCAGCCACGTGTCCGCGAGCGTCACCCCGACCACCGCGAGGTCCGCGGGCGCCTCCGTGCCCAGCAACGCCTGCGTGCCCACGACCACGCCCGGCGCGCCCGCGCGCAGCGCCGTCAGGTCGTCCTGCACCTCCTTGTCGAAACGGTAGATCGGGAAGTCCGGCAGCAGCCGCCGCACCTCCTGCGCAATCCACTCCGTGCCGGGCCCGCGCGTGCGCCACAGCTGCTCCCCGCACTTCTCGCAGCGGTCATGCATCGGCTCGCCGTACCCGCACTGATGGCACTCCAGGCGCCGCCGCTCACGGTGAAAGCGCAGCGGCACGTCGCAGTTCCGGCACTGCGGCGTGTGGTCGCAGTTCGGGCAGTTCACGAGCGCCGCGTACCCGCGCCGAGGCGCGAGCAGCGCCGCCGCCCGCCCGCGCTCCGCCACCTGCCGCAGCACCCGCGCGAGATCATGCGAGATCGGGTACCCGAGATCGCCGGGCTTGAGGTGCACGCCGCTCAGCGGCCCCATGCTCGGCTGCTCCGGCGGGTTCGCGTAATCCACGACGTGCACGCGCGCGCGCGGCGGCGGCAGCACCACGCCCTCCACCGGCAGGCTCTCCACGGCCGGCACCGTCCCGACCAGGGCGAGCACACCCCCCGCGGCGCGCGCCGCGCGCGCCGCGACGTCCGGCACGAACGCGTGCGAGCCGCTCAGCAGCTTGTGCGCGTCGCTGGCCTCTTCCAGCACGACCGTGAGGGCGACGTCCGCGAGGGGCGCCGACAGCGCGTGGTGCGTGCCGATCACCAGGCGGGCCAGGCCGGACTGCACGAGCTGCCAGGTGTACTCGCGCGCGTCGTCGTTCAACTGCCCGCTCACCAGCACCGCGCGCGTGTCCGTCTCGGCCGCGAGGCCAGACAGGTCCTCCCACGCGCGCCGCACGCTCGCGTGATCCGGACCGACAATGAGGACGCCGCGACCCACGCCCAGCAAGCGCCGGATGCGCGCCGCGAGCCGCCGGTGCCGGTCCAGCGCGCGGCCGCCGTGCAGGCGCCACACCGGGGCTTCCGGCAGGTCATCCGGGGTGGGGCGCGGGCCGCGCGCGCCCGGCGCGGGCAGCGGCGGCGGCGGCGCCGGCACGTCCACGCTCTCCGCCCAGCCGCGCGCGAGCAGCGACGCGATGCTGCTCACGCTCGCGCCCGCGCCGTCCGCCCAGGCGCGCTGGCTCAACGCCGGACCGTGCGCCTGCAACCACACCCACGCGGGCGGCGGCGGCAGCGGCACCTCCACCACTTCGGCCCAGCCCCGCTCCACGACGGCATTCACGACCGACGCACTCACGCCCGCACTGTCCGCCCAGGCGCCCGCGCCCTCTGCTGGACCGTGCGCGCGTAGCCACGCCCACGCCGCCTCCTGCTTCGGCGTGAGCTTCCCCGGGCCCGCGTCGCGCGCCGCGAACCCACCGGTCACGCGGTGACGGACGTCCACGTGCGCCACGTCACGCGCGCGGTACGCCGTGACCGTCCGCGCACGCGGCTCGAACGTCTCGTCCAACAGGCCCTGCGCACGAATGGCGTCCAGCAGCGCTTCATCGAAAGCGCCCGCGTCCGTCCAGGCGGCGGTGGGCACGCGCCGCCCGAACGGGCTGAGGTCCGCGTCCGGCACGGCCCGCACGCGGTGCGTGACGCGCGCCTCCCAGCCGACCCCCACGAAGTCGCACCACAGCAGCCCGAGCGGCGTGCGCGCGAGCTGCGCGTGCTCCTGCAGTGCCGCCACGAACCCGGCATTCACCCAGGGGCGCCCGCCGTCCAGCACGGCCACAACCTCACGCAGGCGGTGCCCGCTCGCGTCGTCCGCGCCGACGACCACACCGACCTGCAGTTTCCCCTGCCACGGCACCAGCACCCGCGCGCCCACCGGCGCGGGGCCGCCGTGCCCGTGCGGCGGCGCAAACGCGTACGCCGGGATGGGGAGCGGCACCACCACCAGCCAGGCGGGGGAGGGGAGGGCACCGTCGGACATCGCGCCCAGTATCGAGCAAACCCGAGGGCGCCGGATGTGCCCGGCGCCCTGTATGAGTCCTGCGCGTGTGCTCACGCCATTGGCGGCGACGCCTGCGTCGTCAGTACGGCTGGGCTTCGTGGCCCTGCGTTTCGGCCTGCTGCACGGCCGCTTCCTGCTTGGCCTTGATGGTGTCCACGTCGAGCTTGAGGCCTTCGGCGACGCGGCGGCCGTAGTCGGCGTCGCACTGCGACAGCAGGTACACCATGCGTTCCTGGATGTGCGGTTCGGCGTCGCCGAGGCCGCTCACGAGGTTCGCGATGAGCTCGTCGCGTTCGAAGTCGCTGAACAGGCGGTAGCGTTCGCCCGCCTGCCCGAAGTCGTTGGTCTTCTCGATCTTCTGGCGCACGAGGCGGCCGCTGACTTCCGGCTGGTGTTCCACGCCGGCCGGCTGCGCTTCGTGCAGGCCGCCGAGCGAGGACGGTTCGTAGTTCACGTGCGGGTTCGTGCCGGTCTGGTCGACGTGGTACGCCATCTGCCCGCCGCGCTGGTGGGTGGCGACGCGCGTTTTGGGCGCGTTGATGGGGAGCTGCAGGTAGTTGCTGCCCACGCGGTAGCGCTGCGTGTCGCTGTACGAGAAGGTGCGGCCCTGCAGGAGCTTGTCGTCGCTGAAGTCGAGGCCGTCCACGAGGACGCCCGTGCCGAACGCGACCTGTTCGGTTTCTGCGTGGTAGTCGGTGACGTTGCGGTCGAGGACCATGCGGCCGACCGGCAGGAACGGGAACTGGTCTTCCGGCCAGAGTTTGGTGGGGTCGAGCGGGTCGAAGTCGAGTTCGGGATGCTCGCCGTCCTCCATGATCTGCACGCACAGTTCCCATTCGGGGAAGTCGCCGCGTTCGATGGCGAGGTACAGGTCCTGCGTGGCGTGGTTGAAGTTCTTGCTCTGAATCTGTTCCGCTTCGGCCTGGGTGAGGTTGCGGATGCCCTGCTTGGGTTCCCAGTGGTACTTCACGAGGACGCCGACGCCGTCCTTGTTGACCCATTTGTAGGTGTTCACGCCGCTGCCCTGCATCTCGCGGTAGTTAGCGGGGATGCCCCAGGGGCTGAACAGGAAGGTGATCATGTGCATCGCTTCGGGGGTGTTGCTGACGAAGTCGAAGAAGCGGCCCATGTGCTGCACGTTGGTGATCGGGTCGGGTTTGAAGGCGTGCACCATGTCGGGGAACTTCATGGCGTCGCGGATGAAGAACACCTTGAGGTTGTTGCCCACGAGGTCCCAGTTGCCGTCTTCGGTGTAGAACTTCACGGCGAAGCCGCGCGGGTCGCGGAGCGTTTCGGGCGAGTGGCCGCCGTGGATGACGCTGGAGAAGCGGACGAACACGGGCGTGCGTTTGCCGTTCTCCTGGAAGAGTTTCGCGCGGGTGTACGTGCTGACGGGTTCGTCGCCGACGGTGCCGTACGCTTCGAAGTACCCGTGGGCGCCGGCGCCGCGGGCGTGGACGACGCGTTCGGGGATGCGTTCGCGGTCGAAGTGCGTGATCTTCTCGAGGAAGTGGTAGTTCTCGAGGGTGGTGGGGCCGCGGCGGCCGACGGTGCGGTTGTTCTGGTTGTCGGTGACGGGGTGGCCCTGGCGGGTGGTGAGGATGCGGGGGTTGTTCTGGTCGCTCATGCGGTCCTCCTGCGGTTACTCGAGGGTGGCTTCGACGGTGATCTGAAGGTTGCCGCGCAGCGCGCCGGACACGGGGCAGCCCTGCTCGGCCTGTTCGGCGAGCGCCTGGAATTGCGTCTGGTCGAGGCCGTCGGCTTTGCCGCGGACGACGAGGTGCATGGTGGTGAGTTTCGGGCCGCCGTCCATGCTCATGCCGAGGGTCGCTTCGGTGGCGAGGTCGCGCGGTTCGTACCCGGCGGTTTTGAGGACGTTGCTGAACGCCATGGTGAAGCAGCCGGCGTGCGCGGCGGCGATGAGTTCCTCGGGGTTAGTGCCGGGCTGGTCCTCGAAGCGGGTGCGGAAGCTGTAGGGTGCGGCCTGCAGGACGCCGCTGGGGGTGGTGATGGTGCCGCTGCCGCTCTTGAGGTCGCCGGTCCATTGCGCGTTGGCTTTTCGGTGGATGTTCGCCATGAGGTGCTCCTTGAACGGGTTGGGTGAGGGCGGTGGGCGCCGCGCCTGAGGTCAGGGCGGCGAGCCGTTGGGGCTGGCCACACAATACTTTGCACACAAACTAATTGCCAGCCTGGGCATGCCATACTCCCTAACACACGCCCGCCCGCCCGAACTCGCCGCCGGACACTGAATGAAGGGACGACGAGCATGACCACCCGCAAACTGCCGTCCGACACCCCCAGCCAGCACCTCGAGGACCAGCTGTGCCTCGACCTGTACGTCGCGTCCCGCGCCATCATCGGCGCGTACCGCCCCTACCTCCACCCGCACGACCTCACGTACCCGCAGTACCTCGTGCTCCTCACCCTGTGGGACCACGGCCCGCAAAGCCTGAAGGCCCTGAGCGCCCGCCTCACCCTCGACGCCGGCACCCTCAGCCCGCTGCTCAAACGCCTCGAAGGCCGCGGGTACATCACCCGGGCCCGCGCGCCCCACGACGACCGCGCCCTCGCCATCACCCTCACGCCCACTGGCGAGGCCCTCAAGGCCACGCTCGCCGACGTCCCCCATCAGGTCGCGTGCATGACCGGCCTCAGCCCCCGCCAGTGGCGCGACCTGCGCGTCGCGCTGCAGGCCCTCACCGTCAGCCTCGGCACGACCGACAACGCCCCCCCCGACGACCCGCAGTAACCCCCTACGCCGCGGGCCGCAGCTCGCCGGCCCGAAAGCCCACGACCGGGTGCATCCATCAGGGCCGTTCCGGCTGAAGCTCGAACGACCCGTCCGCCTGCACGGTCACGGTCACCGTGCCGTTGCGGTCCGTGCGGTACACCTTCGCGCCCACGCTCTTGTACAGGTTCAGGGCGGTGCGCGTCGGGTGCCCGTAGTTGTTCTTCCCGACGCCGATCACGACGTTCTGGGGCTGCACTGCCGCGAGCCACGCGGCGTTGTCGCCGTTCGCGGCGCCGTGGTGGATACTCTTGTACACGTTCACGGGGCCCAGGCCGTCCAGTGCGCCCGCGGCCAGCCACGCTTTCGTCTCGGCCGTTTCGCTGTCGCCGGTCATCAGCGCGCGGAACGCCCCGAACTTCACCAGCACCCCCACCGAATTCAGGTTCTGGTCGTCCGGCATCCCGGCGGGCGGCGGCAGGATCTGCACGGTCGCGTCGCCCAGCGTGAACGTCCGCGCGGACGCCTTCACGAACGTCGTCTTCTGCGCTTGCAGGGCGTCCACGAGGCGCCGCCACGTGTCGGTGGTGCCCGCCAGGCCGCTGTTCACGAAGTAGCGCACTTTCGCGTCCTTCGCGACGGCTTCCAGGCCCGCGATGTGGTCGAAGTCCGCGTGCGACGCGACCATCAGGTCCACCTGATGCACCCCGAACGCCTGCAGGTGCGCGCGCATGCGCGTGGTGCTGCGCCCCCCGTCGTACAGCATCGTCTTGCCGTCGCTGGTCGTGACGAGCACGGCGTCACCCTGCCCGACATCCAGGAAGCGCAGGGTGAGCGTCCCCGACGGGCGGTCCGGCTTCGTGCGGGTGCCGGCGCTGCTGGCCCCCGCGTCTGCCTGGTCGCCTTTCTTGGGGGTGCAGGCGCTGAGCGCCACGAGCGTCACGGCAAGCAGAAGGGAGAAGCGCACCATGCTTCAGGGTAACGCGCGCACCTGAGCGGCGCGTGGCCCGCCCGGGCCATACAGCGCGGCGCCCCCTCGGATGAGGGGGCGCCAGCGTGCGCGTGCGGCTCGGCGTCCGAGAACCCCGCCTGGGCGGGTTGTCGATGCGTTCCGGAGTGGACGCTTTACCGGCCTTCAGGGTACGTGCGGGGGCGCCGCGCGGCATCCCCCGAAAGGCGTATGTCGAAATCGCCACACGCGTGGCTGGTCCTCAGCGGGCCAGCAGCGTCCCGCTCGCCAGCTGCCGCACGATCTCCTCAACGGCCACGACCGCGTGGTGCCGGCCGTTCTCGATGAACACCTGGTTCGTGCGCCCCGCGAAGCCCGCGCTGCCCGCCACGAACAGCCCCGGCACGCTGCTCTCGAAGTGCTCGTTCAGGACCAGACATTCGTCCTCGTGCTGCGCGAGGCCCAGGCCCTCCAGGAACGACAGGTCCGGGCGGTACCCGGTGAGCGCGAACGTGAAGTGCGTTGGCAGTTCCCACGCGCCGTCCGGGCCGTCCACGATGACGCTGTCCTCGCGGATTTCCGTGACGCGCGAGTTGAAGTGCGCCT encodes:
- a CDS encoding OsmC family protein, coding for MANIHRKANAQWTGDLKSGSGTITTPSGVLQAAPYSFRTRFEDQPGTNPEELIAAAHAGCFTMAFSNVLKTAGYEPRDLATEATLGMSMDGGPKLTTMHLVVRGKADGLDQTQFQALAEQAEQGCPVSGALRGNLQITVEATLE
- a CDS encoding primosomal protein N' translates to MSDGALPSPAWLVVVPLPIPAYAFAPPHGHGGPAPVGARVLVPWQGKLQVGVVVGADDASGHRLREVVAVLDGGRPWVNAGFVAALQEHAQLARTPLGLLWCDFVGVGWEARVTHRVRAVPDADLSPFGRRVPTAAWTDAGAFDEALLDAIRAQGLLDETFEPRARTVTAYRARDVAHVDVRHRVTGGFAARDAGPGKLTPKQEAAWAWLRAHGPAEGAGAWADSAGVSASVVNAVVERGWAEVVEVPLPPPPAWVWLQAHGPALSQRAWADGAGASVSSIASLLARGWAESVDVPAPPPPLPAPGARGPRPTPDDLPEAPVWRLHGGRALDRHRRLAARIRRLLGVGRGVLIVGPDHASVRRAWEDLSGLAAETDTRAVLVSGQLNDDAREYTWQLVQSGLARLVIGTHHALSAPLADVALTVVLEEASDAHKLLSGSHAFVPDVAARAARAAGGVLALVGTVPAVESLPVEGVVLPPPRARVHVVDYANPPEQPSMGPLSGVHLKPGDLGYPISHDLARVLRQVAERGRAAALLAPRRGYAALVNCPNCDHTPQCRNCDVPLRFHRERRRLECHQCGYGEPMHDRCEKCGEQLWRTRGPGTEWIAQEVRRLLPDFPIYRFDKEVQDDLTALRAGAPGVVVGTQALLGTEAPADLAVVGVTLADTWLNVSDFRASERYHRLLRQLLVWHPERAPLLVVQTFQAKHPALLSVLDAQSADHYPRQEYGLRQTLKYPPHSVMAQLEITSRDQARADAAARAVAAALLGSGARPEELIGPAPGAVARVKGAYPYQLLLRAGSEARLAELLGRLERPSGARFRVDVNPRGGL
- a CDS encoding MarR family winged helix-turn-helix transcriptional regulator, yielding MTTRKLPSDTPSQHLEDQLCLDLYVASRAIIGAYRPYLHPHDLTYPQYLVLLTLWDHGPQSLKALSARLTLDAGTLSPLLKRLEGRGYITRARAPHDDRALAITLTPTGEALKATLADVPHQVACMTGLSPRQWRDLRVALQALTVSLGTTDNAPPDDPQ
- a CDS encoding SARP family transcriptional regulator; amino-acid sequence: MRGARHFDDGQYAQVVAELSGWMDLTPEELCLLGRAELRLGLYDPAELHLLRTHLNGVPDATVEYGEVLRVTGRAPAARDHLLRALPTLTERDAQRARHVLAQAHLDLGDTDTAITLAQAAAHGLLALAAEDDASQALVTVADATALRGDLARAERLLRLALTVLVGAPDPGPRLRGLLLLARILALRGDEPGAQATLDEMQPLLLLDGAAQARIALAVMLVEWSDLLADQPGLDARLAEARALAARAQDTRALNRLAIIHADTVSAQGDHARALRELARAPHPEDPYLWAAEGRAAMRRHDLTRAETHLRAAHGFFGQANWPLDEVRTRLDLAEAYLGAGRLDAARAELHVALPRLLRLQETRAVRALVEVHPDLLREANADPALVPYVQATLDVADAARTTGAPVRVITFGRQQVLRRTVPLPLRAAVPVLTLLALEPDRTRHELELALYPDRPPGAAASAVKLALHAIRQHLGADAVETSGPYRDKRYRLSAHLNLELDAVQYLEALRVQDVGRAFHLYGGPFLPNHEEGEWVQVRREEARIGLKSVVSSRIASYRAIGDWPRARFLCEELIRRDPDDPEPHAWLHDIARDAGDPLLLARTRAHLEEA
- a CDS encoding catalase; amino-acid sequence: MSDQNNPRILTTRQGHPVTDNQNNRTVGRRGPTTLENYHFLEKITHFDRERIPERVVHARGAGAHGYFEAYGTVGDEPVSTYTRAKLFQENGKRTPVFVRFSSVIHGGHSPETLRDPRGFAVKFYTEDGNWDLVGNNLKVFFIRDAMKFPDMVHAFKPDPITNVQHMGRFFDFVSNTPEAMHMITFLFSPWGIPANYREMQGSGVNTYKWVNKDGVGVLVKYHWEPKQGIRNLTQAEAEQIQSKNFNHATQDLYLAIERGDFPEWELCVQIMEDGEHPELDFDPLDPTKLWPEDQFPFLPVGRMVLDRNVTDYHAETEQVAFGTGVLVDGLDFSDDKLLQGRTFSYSDTQRYRVGSNYLQLPINAPKTRVATHQRGGQMAYHVDQTGTNPHVNYEPSSLGGLHEAQPAGVEHQPEVSGRLVRQKIEKTNDFGQAGERYRLFSDFERDELIANLVSGLGDAEPHIQERMVYLLSQCDADYGRRVAEGLKLDVDTIKAKQEAAVQQAETQGHEAQPY
- a CDS encoding ComEC/Rec2 family competence protein, with product MVRFSLLLAVTLVALSACTPKKGDQADAGASSAGTRTKPDRPSGTLTLRFLDVGQGDAVLVTTSDGKTMLYDGGRSTTRMRAHLQAFGVHQVDLMVASHADFDHIAGLEAVAKDAKVRYFVNSGLAGTTDTWRRLVDALQAQKTTFVKASARTFTLGDATVQILPPPAGMPDDQNLNSVGVLVKFGAFRALMTGDSETAETKAWLAAGALDGLGPVNVYKSIHHGAANGDNAAWLAAVQPQNVVIGVGKNNYGHPTRTALNLYKSVGAKVYRTDRNGTVTVTVQADGSFELQPERP